From a region of the Besnoitia besnoiti strain Bb-Ger1 chromosome I, whole genome shotgun sequence genome:
- a CDS encoding GTP-binding nuclear protein ran/tc4 (encoded by transcript BESB_005100), whose amino-acid sequence MAAAAAQAVPEFKLILVGDGGVGKTTLVKRHLTGEFEKKYIPTLGVEVHPLKFQTNFGMITFNVWDTAGQEKFGGLRDGYYIKGQCAIMMFDVTARITYKNIPNWYRDITRVCENIPIVLVGNKVDVKDRQVKARQIQFHRKRNLQYYDISARSNYNFEKPFLWLARRLTNQPALSFVGEHAKAPEIHIDPNLVQEAERELQAAVSTAIDDDDEDL is encoded by the exons atggcggctgctgcagcacaaGCAGTGCCCGAGTTCAAACTCATCCTCGTCGGTGATGGGGGTGTCGGGAAAACCACTCTGGTCAAACGCCATTTGACAG GCGAGTTCGAGAAGAAATACATCCCCACTCTTGGTGTGGAGGTGCATCCGCTGAAGTTCCAGACCAATTTTGGCATGATTACCTTCAATGTGTGGGATACTGCCGGTCAAGAGAAGTTCGGAGGTCTCCGCGATGGATATTACATCAAG GGACAGTGCGCAATCATGATGTTCGATGTGACCGCGCGTATCACTTACAAGAACATCCCCAACTGGTACAGAGATATTACCCGAGTCTGCGAGAACATTCCCATTGTTCTTGTCGGCAACAAG GTTGACGTCAAGGACAGGCAGGTAAAGGCGCGCCAGATCCAGTTCCACCGGAAGAGGAATCTTCAGTACTATGACATCAGTGCTCGATCCAACTACAACTTCGAGAAGCCGTTCCTGTggctcgctcggcgcctgaCGAACCAGCCGGCGCTGTCCTTTGTTG GCGAGCATGCGAAGGCTCCAGAAATCCACATCGACCCGAACCTTGTGCAAGAAGCCGAGAGGGAACTCCAGGCTGCTGTGAGCACCGCCATTGATGATGATGACGAGGATCTGTAA
- a CDS encoding carrier superfamily protein (encoded by transcript BESB_005110), whose translation MNLEQVLVSSTVSGLLVGSICTPFDVVKNFWQFNPACAANRASLSASHVVRLLYSQQGVSGFWRGVVPAYATIIPANVTFFLAYERRRPDESPAWAGVKARAAAVLVTAPMELARTKMQASIGIPGQNQSFRQVLSQMIQIGGVFSLWKGVIPTLVRDLPFSAIYWQTTEYMKAWVERLAARSAPAPGGYLESSARRMRQRGDAPFSSIPDTSAAGSPLSAHVPSTSACCSPRSSAASSSCGAPTRTFVSSSLFQSFVFPFFSGAAASAVACVVTHPFDVLKTNVQASCHQMEPNLRQMGYLHLVSRGFVDVARTVYAQQGLRGFTVGLTPRLLKIVPSCAVLLASYEVTKYLCSQSLIDSM comes from the exons ATGAATCTGGAGCAGGTCCTCGTCTCGAGCACTGTGAGTGGGCTCTTGGTAGGGTCAATATGCACGCCCTTTGACGTCGTGAAGAATTTTTGGCAGTTCAACccggcgtgcgcagcgaaTCGGGCGAGCTTGTCCGCATCCCACGTCGTCCGTCTGCTGTACTCTCAGCAGGGTGTGTCTGGCTTCTGGCGTGGCGTGGTTCCGGCGTACGCGACCATCATTCCAGCCAATGTgactttcttcctcgcctaTGAGCGCCGGCGTCCGGACGAAAGCCCAGCATGGGCGGGCGTCAAggcacgcgcggcagcggtcCTCGTGACGGCGCCGATGGAGCTCGCGCGGACGAAGATGCAAGCTTCGATAGGGATTCCTGGGCAGAACCAGTCTTTTCGCCAGGTTCTCTCGCAGATGATCCAGATCGGAGGGGTGTTCAGTCTTTGGAAAGGCGTCATCCCGACCCTTGTTCGAGATCTGCCCTTCTCAGCCATCTACTGGCAGACCACAGAGTACATGAAAGCTTGGGTGGAGAGGCTGGCCGCGAGGA GCGCtccggcgcctggcggctaTCTAGAGTCGAGTGCAAGAAGAATGCGGCAGAGAGGTGACGCTCCGTTCTCTTCTATACCGGACACGTCCGCCGCTGGCTCACCCCTCTCTGCTCACGTCCCCTCTACgtccgcctgctgctctcCGCGCTCGTCTGCTGCATCATCCTCCTGTGGTGCGCCCACTCGAaccttcgtctcctcctcgctcttccagtccttcgtcttccccttcttctcAGGAGCTGCCGCGTCGGCTGTTGCGTGCGTAGTCACGCATCCCTTCGACGTACTCAAGACAAACGTCCAAGCCAGTTGCCACCAGATGGAGCCCAACCTCCGGCAGATGGGATACCTCCACCTCGTTTCGCGAGGCTTCGTAGACGTAGCCAGGACCGTCTACGCGCAACAAGGCCTCCGGGGATTTACCGTCGGTCTCACGCCCCGTCTGTTGAAAATCGTGCCTTCGTGCGCTGTTCTACTGGCGTCGTACGAGGTGACAAAATACCTTTGCAGCCAGTCTCTGATCGATTCCATGTGA
- a CDS encoding SNF7 family protein (encoded by transcript BESB_005120), giving the protein MMRLIFGRSGSGKLKEEETPIGPADPTATSDLAEAIHRNKEAIETLEKRQQHIEKKIRIQETSARERVASGDRRGALLCLRRKKLFEQDLEQVLTSRLTLETQIVTLEAAHTQQLAVQAIAGAAKAHRNFSQKLSIGKIDRLLDDIQEQQDLQQEVTQVLAQGLPPLDDAELQRELTAMEATEIENRVLQTTCTAPSVPVGDPAAAVPTLLQYPQGSALASGEQERVDASCASLRFSALGARAPRSTYAPSHDKAAVSVSERKEAFQTQAYSTSAPLPSFSRVLTSPQRSSHSGEGSCARIAVAAAEGGVRTFPSAQKSGSSGLGQPTGGRSASCGSATASPFSTLAPTTDYGANNRHLSAYASSLAESPQLQTQRWLVSEEEQKGHRSLLFERGGDRVSEAPGSLVGGRAGLNRQDSRGSFSHAQGPTLLGAVGAALRTRETLSDEDQLRILMSQIGP; this is encoded by the exons ATGATGCGCCTCATTTTTGGTCGGAGCGGCTCTGGAAAGctgaaagaggaggaaacgccGATAGGCCCTGCGGACCCCACCGCGACTTCGGATTTGGCTGAGGCGATTCACCGGAACAAGGAGGCGATTGAAACGCTGGagaagcgccagcagcacATCGAGAAGAAAATTCGC ATCCAGGAGACCTCggctcgcgagcgcgtcgcctctggaGACCGCAGAGGGGCGCTGCTGTGTCTGCGGAGAAAGAAGCTTTTTGAGCAAGATCTGGAGCAAGTTCTCACCTCGCGTCTGACGCTCGAAACGCAGATCGTCACGCTTGAGGCAGCCCATACTCAGCAGCTCGCCGTGCAAGCTATTGCTGGAGCAGCCAAAGCCCATCGAAATTTCAGCCAGAAGCT AAGCATAGGAAAGATTGACCGCCTGCTGGACGACATCCAGGAACAACAGGACTTACAGCAGGAAGTCACGCAGGTTCTTGCCCAaggcctgccgcctctcgaCGAC GCGGAGTTGCAGCGCGAGTTGACCGCTATGGAGGCGACTGAAATCGAGAACCGCGTCCTGCAGACCACATGCACCGCGCCCTCCGTCCCTGTTGGCgaccctgcggcggcggtgccCACGCTGCTTCAGTACCCTCAGGGTTCTGCGCTAGCGTCTGGTGAGCAAGAGCGGGTGGATGCAAgctgcgcttctctgcgtttctccgccctgggcgcgcgtgcgccgcgctccacgTATGCGCCCTCGCACGACAAGGCCGCGGTCTCCGTATCAGAGAGGAAAGAGGCGTTTCAGACGCAGGCTTACTCGACATCGGCGCCCCTcccttctttctcgcgcgtcctcacgtctccgcagcgcagcagccactCCGGTGAGGGCAGTTGCGCGAGGAttgccgtcgctgcagccgagGGAGGAGTCAGGACGTTTCCTTCTGCCCAGAAAAGCGGATCCTCGGGGTTAGGTCAGCCTACTGGCGGCCGCTCGGCGAGCTGTGGAAGCGCAACTGCTTCCCCGTTTTCCACGCTTGCGCCGACGACCGACTACGGCGCCAATAACCGCCATCTCTCCGCGTACGCCTCTTCCCTTGCGGAGTCCCCCCAGCTCCAGACACAGAGATGGCTGGTAAGTGAAGAAGAGCAGAAAGGACACAGAAGCCTACTTTTTGAGCGAGGTGGAGACCGCGTCAGCGAAGCACCTGGGTCGCTCgtgggcggccgcgcagggctgAACAGACAAGACAGCCGAGGCAGCTTTTCGCACGCGCAAGGCCCGACCCTGCTTGGGGCCGTGGGCGCGGCACTTCGAACCCGAGAGACGCTCAGCGACGAGGATCAGCTCAGGATTCTCATGAGCCAGATAGGGCCGTAG